The genomic stretch CCTATGTCTGGCACCGCTGGCTTCGCCGCCAGTCATGGCCGCGGCGCTGGTTGTAGCGTCGTCACGGCGTCGTGGCACGCTCGTCGGCATCCTTCAGCGCGAACTGATCGCCGTCGCGAACCAGCACGGCATTGCGCTGGTGGAACGCCTGCAGCGTCGAGCGATGCCCGATCGAGACGATGGCAGTCCGCGGCAATTTCTCCTCGAGCAAACGGTAGAGCGCCGCTTCCGAGGGCTCATCGAGCGAAGCGGTCGCTTCGTCGAGGAACAGATATTGCGGCGCATGCAACAGCGCGCGCGCCAGCCCAAGCCGCTGCTGCTCGCCAAGCGAGAGCATCCGGTTCCAGTGCGCTTCCTCCTCAAGCCGCGGGCCAAGCTGCGGCAGGCCAACCTGGGTGAGGGCATCCCGGACCCGGTCCTGGCCGAAGGTTTCGGCTTCGGCCGGATAGACGATCGCCGCATGCAGTGGCCCGATCGGAAAGTATGGTTTTTGCGGCAGCGTCATCAGCGAGGCGTTCGCCGGAATTGAAATCGAACCGCTGCCGAACGGCCAGATGCCGGCAATGGCGCGAAACAGGGTCGACTTGCCGGCGCCGGACGGACCGGTGACCAAGGTGCGCTCGCCGCGCCGCAGGCTGAGACTCTTCGCCGCGACCAGGGGTGCGCCATTGGGCAGGCGTACGAGAAGCTCGCGCAGGTCGATTTCGCCGCCCGGCGACGACAATTTCCCGATCGAGCTGGGGCTGGTCGCAAGCGCTGCAGCGCCAGAGATCGCCTTCTCAAATCCGTCCAGACGGGCGACGACCGCGCGCCATTCCGCCATCGTGCGATAGATCGAGACGAAGAAGGACAGCGCCTCCTGGACCTTGCCGAATGCTTCGGCGGCCTGCAGCAGGGCGCCGAGCTGGATCTTGTTGGCGAAATAGGCCGGTGCCGCGAGAATCATGGGGAAGATCACGGCGGCCTGCGAGTAGCTTTGGGTAAACGCCGTCAATCGCTTGGTCCGGCTCATGATGCCGTACCAGTTGGCGACGACGCGGCCGAACCGCTCCGACAGCCGCGCGCGATCGGCGCCTTCGCCCTGCAGCAGCGCGATCTGCTCGGAGTTCTCGCGGACCCGCACCAGGTTGAAACGGAAATCGGCCTCAAGGCGCTGCTGCTGGAAATCGAGGTGGACCAGCGGCGAGCCGATCCATTGCGTCAGGGCCGTTCCGAAGATGGCGTAGATCAGCGCGCCCCACACCAGGTAGCCGGGGATGGCGAACGTGTTGCCGAACATGTGCAACGGCGCCTCCGCCGACAGTCCCCAGAGAATCACGACAAAGGACGCCAGCGAGACGATCGAACTCAACAGCCCGACGCCGAGACTGAGGGTCTGGCCGAC from Bradyrhizobium sp. Ash2021 encodes the following:
- a CDS encoding ABC transporter ATP-binding protein/permease; this encodes MNNIRSTLATVWRIAIPYFRSEDKWAGRGLLAAVIVIELALVGTDVLVNQWRNRFYNALQAKDWDGFVRENIIFCVLAAISVVLSVYQLYLNQWLQIRWRNWMTTQYLGEWLHDANHYRMQLQGDAADNPDQRITDDVKLFVGQTLSLGVGLLSSIVSLASFVVILWGLSAEAPLHMFGNTFAIPGYLVWGALIYAIFGTALTQWIGSPLVHLDFQQQRLEADFRFNLVRVRENSEQIALLQGEGADRARLSERFGRVVANWYGIMSRTKRLTAFTQSYSQAAVIFPMILAAPAYFANKIQLGALLQAAEAFGKVQEALSFFVSIYRTMAEWRAVVARLDGFEKAISGAAALATSPSSIGKLSSPGGEIDLRELLVRLPNGAPLVAAKSLSLRRGERTLVTGPSGAGKSTLFRAIAGIWPFGSGSISIPANASLMTLPQKPYFPIGPLHAAIVYPAEAETFGQDRVRDALTQVGLPQLGPRLEEEAHWNRMLSLGEQQRLGLARALLHAPQYLFLDEATASLDEPSEAALYRLLEEKLPRTAIVSIGHRSTLQAFHQRNAVLVRDGDQFALKDADERATTP